A part of Brassica rapa cultivar Chiifu-401-42 chromosome A05, CAAS_Brap_v3.01, whole genome shotgun sequence genomic DNA contains:
- the LOC103869016 gene encoding protein RDM1: MQSDVTMNPRASDDSSSSDVEAEISDGDGFLPIDRPHTVAEDEVSLLMRAEAYQGYMKELPLPTSRGSLIPFTSWVGLGMSIKELYGQPLHYLTNVLLQRWDQARLGSDSEVQSLDLIIHPLKAEATIWLVEEIHRLTSSHLQIAELWGSDPMYHMLIDPIIPKLSQS; this comes from the exons ATGCAGAGTGACGTGACTATGAATCCACGAGCATCAGACGACTCTAGCTCCTCTGACGTCGAAGCTGAGATCAGCGACGGCGATGGCTTTTTGCCGATCGATAGACCTCATACAGTCGCCGAAGACGAAG TTTCGCTGTTGATGAGAGCAGAGGCGTATCAAGGCTACATGAAGGAGCTTCCTCTTCCGACAAGCCGCGGTTCTTTGATTCCGTTCACGAGCTGGGTTGGGTTAGGCATGTCGATCAAGGAGCTTTATGGTCAGCCTTTGCATTACCTCACGAACGTTCTATTACAGCGTTGGGATCAAGCAAGACTGGGTAGTGATTCTGAAGTTCAGAGCTTGGATTTGATCATTCATCCTTTGAAAGCTGAAGCTACCATTTGGCTTGTTGAAGAGATTCATCGGCTCACTTCTTCTCATCTTCAGATTGCTGAGCTTTGGGGTTCTGATCCTATGTATCACATGTTGATTGATCCAATCATTCCCAAGTTATCACAATCATAA